From a single Gavia stellata isolate bGavSte3 chromosome 15, bGavSte3.hap2, whole genome shotgun sequence genomic region:
- the LOC132318257 gene encoding C-signal-like, translating to MEGLGVGSVLLTGCDGGLGLGLLKGLLEQPRPPRHLFAACLDPQGKAINEVALGCPSVVVLPLDVTDPNSIKAAVGKVREEVGSAGLNLLINNAGTTRRSTLATETAENMTLVYTTNTIGPLQMSQAFLPLLKEAAEAEEQRGLSCSRAAIVNISSILGSIEAAQAWEERQDVCYRCSKAALNMLTKCLAMEYGASGILCVSVDPGCVTPPLERGTGPVTVEESVRGVLRLLARLSATSNGTFWDWRGQSLPW from the exons ATGGAAGGGCTCGGCGTGGGCAGCGTCCTGCTGACCGGCTGCGACGGGGGGCTCGGCCTGGGGCTGCTGAAGGGCTTGCTGGAGCAGCCCAGGCCCCCCCGGCACCTCTTCGCCGCTTGCCTGGACCCCCAGGGGAAG GCTATCAACGAGGTGGCTTTGGGCTGCCCCAGCGTCGTGGTCCTGCCTCTAG ATGTGACAGACCCCAACAGCATCAAGGCGGCGGTCGGGAAGGTGCGGGAGGAGGTGGGAAGCGCCGGCCTCAACCTCCTGATCAACAACGCCGGCACCACGCGCCGCAGCACGCTGGCCACCGAGACGGCGGAGAACATGACCCTCGTCTACACCACCAACACCATCGGGCCCCTGCAGATGAGCCAG GCATTCCTGCCCCTGCTGAAGGAGGCGGCCGAGGCTGAAGAGCAGCGcgggctgagctgcagcagagccgCCATCGTCAACATCTCCAGCATCCTGGGCTCCATCGAGGCGGCGCAGGcttgggaggagagacaggACGTCTGCTACCGCTGCAGCAAG GCTGCTCTGAACATGCTCACCAAATGCTTGGCCATGGAGTATGGAGCCAGCGGGATCCTCTGCGTGTCTGTGGACCCCGGCTGTGTGACACCTCCCTTGGAACGGGGGACG GGCCCGGTGACAGTGGAGGAGAGCGTGCGGGGCGTCCTGCGGCTGCTGGCCCGGCTTTCGGCCACCAGCAACGGCACTTTCTGGGACTGGAGAGGGCAGAGCCTGCCCTGGTGA
- the IL34 gene encoding interleukin-34 yields MQQGYAAVLCVLAVLGLEAAAPGECELTRLLQDKLQYEMRLQYMKHYFPIDYTVQVQYEEVLRPSNITRLRNGTVSEAALRYLWFHVSSQAVLRIREVLPEKHPSWKYTQELCQLFDALGKEYSKYRQTDVEAVVADLVKLVHSAGAESRRKAVRPKALLDNCLKVMRMLYGVPCRWEST; encoded by the exons ATGCAGCAGGGCTACGCGGCCGTCCTGT GtgtcctggctgtgctggggctggaggctgctgcGCCGGGCGAATGCGAGCTCACCCGCCTGCTCCAGGACAAGCTGCAGTACGAGATGCGCCTGCAGTACATG AAACACTACTTCCCTATCGACTACACCGTCCAGGTCCAGTACGAAGAGGTGCTGAGGCCGTCCAACATCACCCGCCTG CGCAATGGGACGGTGTCGGAGGCGGCACTGCGGTACCTCTGGTTCCACGTCAGCTCCCAGGCGGTGTTGCGGATCCGCGAGGTGCTGCCGGAGAAGCACCCATCCTGGAAGTACACCCAGGAGCTGTGCCAGCTCTTTGACGCCCTGGGCAAGGAGTACAGCAAGTACCGGCAG ACAGACGTGGAGGCGGTGGTGGCCGACCTGGTGAAGCTGGTCCACAGCGCAGGCGCCGAGAGCCGGAGGAAGGCCGTGCGCCCCAAGGCGCTGCTGGACAACTGCCTCAAGGTCATGCGGATGCTCTACGGAGTGCCCT GTCGGTGGGAGTCCACCTAA